A single region of the Streptomyces caelestis genome encodes:
- a CDS encoding ATP-binding protein gives MSTHQGTAGTTGPGADGTALAGAVRAVLARLDLLAARTGSSDGDSDGDGKAGPRTAAPAPPTLEALTACFGLSSFERDVILLTAAAELDPSTATRCAAATGDPGRAHPTFALALAALTEPHWSALTPVAPLRRWRLIELDDDSRLTTTRLRLDERILHFLLGFPYLDARLHGMLRRTPAPDTLPASYQRAAERVAAGWSAPRADAPLRVELVGGDVRSRADIAAAAATSTGLGLYTMAAEDVPTDPAERDRFARLWQREAILLPAALLLETGGLEREQAAATDAFIASAGVPLAVSSQEPAPSAHTRGERVPVPALSEDEHLALWQDAFADVPDVLPAQLRTLTAQFQLPPHLVRSAAATVRRDLPTAGAGENRPDVAQLLWQAGLTEARVGLDELGRRIEPEAGWGDLVLAERHTRVLREIVAHVRRRATVYQEWGFAGTLRRGLGVTALFAGGSGTGKTLAAEVMAKELGLDLFIIDLSQVVSKYIGETEKNLRKVFDAAERGGALLLFDEADALFGRRSEVKDSHDRYANLEVSYLLMRMEAYRGLAILTTNMKKALDPAFMRRIRFVVDFPFPGVDERAEIWRRVLPVQAPTKDLDPDLLARLTVAGGSIRNIALSGAFLAAEEGDRLQMRHMLAAARTEYLKLERSLTPSEVHGWV, from the coding sequence ATGAGCACCCATCAGGGCACCGCAGGGACAACCGGGCCCGGGGCGGACGGCACGGCTCTGGCCGGGGCCGTGCGCGCCGTCCTCGCGCGCCTCGACCTGCTGGCCGCCCGCACCGGCAGCAGCGACGGCGACAGCGATGGCGACGGTAAAGCCGGGCCGCGGACGGCGGCCCCCGCGCCGCCCACTCTGGAAGCCCTCACCGCCTGCTTCGGCCTGAGCTCCTTCGAACGCGATGTCATTCTGCTCACCGCCGCCGCCGAGCTCGACCCCAGCACCGCGACCCGGTGCGCCGCCGCCACCGGGGACCCGGGCCGTGCTCACCCCACCTTCGCCCTGGCCCTGGCCGCCCTGACCGAACCACACTGGAGCGCCCTCACCCCCGTCGCCCCGCTGCGGCGCTGGCGGCTGATCGAGCTGGACGATGATTCGCGGCTCACGACGACCCGGCTTCGGCTCGACGAGCGCATCCTGCACTTCCTGCTCGGCTTCCCTTACCTCGACGCCCGCCTGCACGGCATGCTGCGCCGCACCCCGGCGCCGGACACGCTCCCCGCCTCCTACCAACGGGCCGCCGAACGAGTCGCGGCGGGCTGGTCCGCGCCGCGGGCCGACGCCCCGCTCCGCGTCGAGCTCGTCGGCGGCGACGTCCGCAGCCGCGCCGACATCGCCGCCGCGGCCGCCACCAGCACCGGCCTCGGCCTGTACACGATGGCGGCCGAGGACGTACCCACCGATCCGGCGGAACGCGACCGCTTCGCCCGCCTGTGGCAGCGAGAGGCGATCCTCCTGCCCGCCGCGCTCCTCCTGGAGACCGGGGGACTCGAACGCGAACAGGCCGCCGCCACCGATGCGTTCATCGCCTCGGCCGGAGTCCCGCTCGCCGTCTCCAGCCAGGAACCGGCTCCCAGCGCCCACACCCGCGGGGAGCGCGTACCCGTCCCCGCTCTCAGCGAAGACGAGCACCTCGCCCTCTGGCAGGACGCCTTCGCCGACGTACCGGACGTGCTGCCTGCCCAACTCCGCACCCTGACAGCTCAGTTCCAGCTTCCCCCGCACCTCGTCCGCTCCGCCGCCGCCACCGTCCGCCGCGACCTGCCCACCGCCGGAGCCGGGGAGAACCGCCCGGACGTCGCCCAGCTGCTGTGGCAGGCCGGGCTCACCGAGGCCCGCGTCGGCCTCGACGAGCTGGGGCGGCGGATCGAGCCCGAGGCGGGCTGGGGGGACCTGGTTCTCGCCGAACGGCACACCCGCGTCCTGCGCGAGATCGTCGCCCATGTCCGCCGGCGCGCCACCGTCTACCAGGAGTGGGGCTTCGCCGGGACACTGCGCCGCGGCCTCGGAGTCACCGCGCTCTTCGCAGGTGGCTCCGGTACTGGAAAGACGCTGGCCGCAGAGGTGATGGCCAAGGAACTGGGCCTCGATCTGTTCATCATCGACCTCTCCCAGGTGGTCAGCAAATACATCGGCGAGACCGAGAAGAACCTCCGCAAGGTCTTCGACGCCGCCGAACGCGGCGGCGCCCTGCTCCTGTTCGACGAGGCCGACGCGCTCTTCGGCCGCCGCAGTGAGGTCAAGGACAGCCACGACCGCTACGCCAACCTCGAAGTCAGCTACCTCCTGATGCGGATGGAGGCGTACCGGGGCCTGGCCATCCTCACCACCAACATGAAGAAGGCCCTCGACCCGGCCTTCATGCGCCGCATCCGCTTCGTCGTCGACTTTCCCTTCCCCGGCGTGGACGAGCGCGCCGAGATCTGGCGGCGGGTGCTGCCCGTCCAGGCCCCCACCAAGGATCTCGACCCCGATCTGTTGGCCCGGCTCACCGTGGCGGGCGGCTCGATCCGCAACATCGCGTTGTCCGGTGCCTTCCTCGCCGCCGAAGAGGGTGACCGTCTGCAGATGCGGCACATGCTCGCTGCCGCCCGCACCGAATACCTGAAGCTGGAACGCTCTCTGACGCCCTCGGAGGTGCACGGATGGGTCTGA
- a CDS encoding DUF4255 domain-containing protein, translating into MSNALAIAHVTQALALLIENNLRPEIDMAVSVETRKPPAEPPTDPTITVFLYQVTPNASLRNNDLPTRSPQGALVKRPAAAIDLHYVISAYGEENELVGQRLIGCVVRTLHEIPILPADVIAAAGERPYLAGSDLADSEQRVRFTPTQLDIDETSKLWGMLHQTPYSLSVAYQGSLVLIEGREKPVPAKPVEEHTVRAVPFGAPHAPVPPGAPGTAPVAQQPAGSGTRETAGPAVAKEAQPEKKAEPARKAEAAKKAEPAKKAEPARKAAAKTATARKTAGSTRSRKPSGTGGSRPAGSDPAGSAAAGDRES; encoded by the coding sequence ATGAGCAACGCTCTCGCCATCGCCCATGTCACCCAGGCCCTGGCGCTGTTGATCGAGAACAACCTGCGGCCCGAGATCGACATGGCGGTCTCCGTGGAGACCCGCAAGCCACCGGCCGAGCCGCCCACCGACCCGACCATCACCGTGTTTCTCTACCAGGTCACTCCCAACGCCTCCCTGCGCAACAACGACCTGCCCACTCGTAGCCCCCAAGGCGCCCTGGTCAAGCGGCCAGCAGCCGCCATTGACCTGCACTACGTGATCAGCGCCTACGGCGAGGAGAACGAGCTGGTCGGCCAGCGGCTGATCGGCTGCGTCGTGCGAACGCTGCATGAAATCCCCATCCTCCCGGCCGACGTGATCGCGGCGGCGGGCGAACGGCCGTACCTGGCCGGCAGCGACCTGGCCGACTCGGAGCAGCGGGTGCGGTTCACTCCCACTCAGCTGGACATCGACGAGACCTCCAAGCTTTGGGGAATGCTCCACCAGACCCCGTACTCGCTGTCGGTCGCCTACCAGGGGTCACTGGTGCTGATCGAGGGCCGGGAGAAGCCTGTCCCGGCCAAGCCGGTGGAGGAACACACCGTCCGCGCTGTGCCCTTCGGCGCCCCCCACGCACCGGTGCCGCCGGGAGCGCCGGGCACCGCTCCCGTCGCGCAGCAGCCAGCGGGGAGCGGGACGCGGGAGACGGCGGGACCCGCTGTCGCCAAGGAGGCGCAGCCGGAGAAGAAGGCTGAACCGGCCAGGAAAGCTGAAGCGGCGAAGAAGGCTGAACCGGCGAAGAAGGCGGAACCGGCCAGGAAGGCCGCCGCGAAGACAGCCACCGCCAGGAAGACGGCCGGCTCAACTCGTTCCCGCAAGCCGTCCGGGACCGGTGGATCCCGCCCGGCCGGATCCGACCCGGCCGGATCCGCTGCGGCCGGGGACCGGGAGAGCTGA
- a CDS encoding T4 family baseplate hub assembly chaperone: MAITRAADFLATWEAGLGRAPAGRALLLHRAARPDLSGEPDALLLLPVGEREADLFALRRTLFGESMQVRLACGACGEDMEFELDAGDFARSLAVRGEPVVRITEHGWEAEFRVPGVADLTAAARAADPRRALLVRCLVTAARDGVPVPAEELPAAVQRRIAEAVEAADPGADVTLSIACPECGAATRAELDIASYLWTELDAWARDLLLDVHLLATAYGWSEPEILALSPLRRRYYLELCADV; the protein is encoded by the coding sequence ATGGCGATCACTCGGGCGGCCGACTTCCTGGCCACCTGGGAAGCCGGACTCGGCCGGGCGCCGGCCGGGCGCGCCCTGCTGCTGCACCGCGCCGCACGCCCGGACCTGAGTGGCGAGCCGGACGCGCTTTTGTTGCTACCGGTGGGCGAGCGGGAGGCGGACCTGTTCGCGCTGCGCCGGACCCTGTTCGGCGAGAGCATGCAGGTCCGCCTGGCGTGCGGCGCATGCGGCGAGGACATGGAGTTCGAGCTGGACGCCGGGGACTTCGCCCGGAGCCTGGCCGTACGCGGCGAGCCGGTGGTGCGGATCACCGAGCACGGCTGGGAGGCCGAGTTCCGGGTGCCCGGCGTCGCCGACCTGACAGCCGCGGCCCGGGCCGCCGACCCGCGCAGGGCGCTGCTCGTCCGATGCCTCGTGACGGCTGCAAGGGACGGAGTCCCGGTCCCGGCCGAGGAACTGCCCGCCGCCGTGCAGCGCCGGATCGCCGAGGCGGTCGAGGCGGCGGACCCGGGCGCCGACGTGACGCTCAGCATCGCTTGCCCCGAGTGCGGCGCGGCCACCCGGGCCGAGCTGGACATCGCTTCCTACCTGTGGACCGAACTGGACGCCTGGGCTCGCGACTTGCTCCTGGACGTCCATCTGCTCGCCACCGCGTACGGCTGGAGCGAGCCGGAGATCCTGGCGCTCAGCCCCCTGAGGCGCCGCTACTACCTGGAGCTGTGTGCGGATGTCTGA
- a CDS encoding phage tail protein: MAEFTVNAHRFDPYKNFKFLVLWDGRTVAGISKISPLKRTTEVVKHRHGGDPSSPRLSPGRSEFEGVTLERGVTHDPEFDRWANKVWQVGAGLGSEVSLADFRKDIVIQVLNEAGQVAVSHKLYRTWPSEYQVLGELDANANAVAIQSLKLECEGWERDYEVPEPEEPSYLNPA, encoded by the coding sequence ATGGCTGAGTTCACGGTCAACGCGCATCGCTTCGACCCGTACAAGAACTTCAAGTTCCTCGTCCTGTGGGACGGTCGTACGGTCGCCGGCATCAGCAAGATCAGTCCGCTCAAGCGCACCACCGAGGTCGTGAAGCACCGGCACGGCGGCGATCCCAGCTCGCCGCGGCTGTCCCCGGGCCGCTCCGAGTTCGAGGGCGTCACCCTGGAGCGGGGCGTCACCCACGACCCCGAGTTCGACCGCTGGGCCAACAAGGTCTGGCAGGTCGGCGCCGGGCTCGGCTCCGAGGTGTCCCTTGCCGACTTCCGCAAGGACATCGTCATCCAGGTCCTCAACGAGGCCGGTCAGGTCGCGGTCTCACACAAGCTGTATCGGACCTGGCCCAGTGAGTACCAGGTCCTCGGCGAGCTGGACGCCAACGCCAACGCGGTGGCCATCCAGTCGCTGAAGCTCGAGTGCGAGGGCTGGGAGCGGGACTACGAGGTGCCGGAGCCGGAGGAGCCGTCGTACCTGAATCCGGCGTAG
- a CDS encoding phage tail sheath subtilisin-like domain-containing protein — MPMSAVSAAKPTYPGVYVEELPSSTRTISTLTTSVTAFVGHTRRGPLNEPVRVTSFTEFERRFGGLSAQSAVGYAVHQFFGNGGTVAVIVRVAKAGSGKAAGVTLESTEGHSECDVLKVHAKEPGVWGNGLRVAVDYDTPCPEETFNLRVHDAKGEARESFTGLSADPSHGRYVQTVVNAGSRLIRVEVVGEGRPDPSGTVSKPFGHELPDLAVDLTVKIGDVKREFTLYDPDCDGEAPHSVAELALLLERKLRALPDAPGKHAFAGAEVTAFGRRVQVVAGSTDPEDVVRFLGECANDLGLEASVNPPVFPLEGGEDGEAPGPRDLIGSEADKSGIQALRGVADVNLLVLPELAAYEKTEDALTVVSAAQRLCQERRIFLLVDAPSTWVSVDTARAGLAAFDAVRGNHAGLYFPHLQLTDPLTGRLRSFPPSGAVAGVIARTDAERGVWKAPAGTEARLAGVHSLTVNLTDRETGLLNPLGVNCLRTFPVTGPVVWGARTLEGSDALDSEWKYVPVRRLALHVEESLQRGLQWVVFEPNDENLWQQIRLAASSYLHTLFRQGAFKGGTPRDAYFVKCDSDTTTAEDIENGIVNVLVGIAPVRPAEFVIVKIQQTSGQFAL, encoded by the coding sequence ATGCCGATGAGTGCAGTGAGCGCCGCCAAGCCGACGTATCCCGGTGTCTACGTCGAAGAGCTTCCCAGCAGCACCCGCACCATCTCGACCCTGACCACCTCGGTGACCGCCTTCGTGGGCCACACCCGTCGCGGTCCGCTGAACGAGCCGGTCCGCGTCACCAGCTTCACCGAGTTCGAGCGCCGTTTCGGGGGGTTGAGCGCCCAGAGCGCCGTCGGCTACGCCGTTCACCAGTTCTTCGGCAACGGCGGCACCGTCGCCGTGATCGTCCGTGTCGCCAAAGCCGGCAGCGGCAAGGCCGCCGGCGTCACGCTGGAGTCCACCGAGGGCCACAGCGAGTGCGACGTCCTCAAGGTGCACGCCAAGGAGCCCGGCGTGTGGGGCAACGGCCTGCGCGTCGCCGTCGACTACGACACGCCCTGCCCCGAGGAGACCTTCAACCTGCGCGTCCACGACGCCAAGGGCGAGGCCCGTGAGAGCTTCACCGGCCTGTCCGCCGACCCGTCCCACGGCCGGTACGTGCAGACCGTCGTCAACGCCGGCTCCCGGCTGATCCGCGTCGAGGTCGTCGGCGAGGGCCGGCCCGACCCGTCCGGCACCGTCTCCAAGCCGTTCGGGCACGAACTGCCCGACCTCGCCGTGGACCTCACCGTCAAGATCGGCGACGTCAAGCGGGAGTTCACGCTCTACGACCCCGACTGCGACGGCGAGGCCCCGCACTCCGTCGCCGAGCTGGCGCTGCTGCTGGAGCGCAAGCTGCGCGCCCTGCCCGACGCGCCCGGCAAGCACGCCTTCGCGGGCGCCGAGGTCACCGCCTTCGGCCGGCGCGTCCAGGTCGTCGCGGGCTCCACCGACCCCGAGGACGTCGTCCGCTTCCTCGGCGAGTGCGCCAACGACCTGGGCCTGGAGGCCTCGGTCAACCCGCCCGTCTTCCCGCTGGAGGGCGGCGAGGACGGCGAGGCGCCCGGACCGCGCGACCTCATCGGCTCCGAGGCCGACAAGTCCGGCATTCAGGCGCTGCGCGGCGTCGCCGACGTCAACCTCCTCGTGCTGCCGGAACTCGCGGCGTACGAGAAGACGGAGGACGCCCTCACCGTCGTCTCGGCCGCCCAGCGGCTGTGCCAGGAGAGGCGAATCTTCCTGCTGGTCGACGCGCCGAGCACCTGGGTCAGCGTCGACACGGCCCGGGCGGGGCTCGCCGCCTTCGACGCCGTGCGCGGCAACCACGCGGGCCTGTACTTCCCGCACCTCCAGCTCACCGACCCGCTCACGGGCCGGCTGCGCTCCTTCCCGCCGTCCGGCGCGGTCGCGGGCGTCATCGCCCGTACGGACGCCGAGCGCGGCGTGTGGAAGGCCCCGGCCGGCACCGAGGCCCGGCTCGCCGGCGTGCACTCGCTCACGGTCAACCTGACCGACCGCGAGACCGGCCTGCTCAACCCGCTCGGCGTCAACTGCCTGCGCACCTTCCCGGTGACCGGCCCGGTGGTCTGGGGAGCGCGCACGCTGGAGGGCTCCGACGCCCTCGACAGCGAGTGGAAGTACGTGCCGGTGCGGCGGCTCGCCCTGCACGTCGAGGAGAGCCTCCAGCGAGGCCTCCAGTGGGTGGTGTTCGAGCCCAACGACGAGAACCTGTGGCAGCAGATCCGGCTCGCCGCCTCCTCGTACCTGCACACCCTCTTCCGCCAGGGCGCCTTCAAGGGCGGCACGCCCCGTGACGCCTACTTCGTCAAGTGCGACAGCGACACCACGACCGCCGAGGACATCGAGAACGGCATCGTCAACGTCCTGGTCGGTATCGCGCCGGTCCGCCCGGCCGAGTTCGTGATCGTCAAGATCCAGCAGACGTCCGGGCAGTTCGCGCTCTAG
- a CDS encoding GAF domain-containing protein — MSQRPDLRQRRAVLEHEWSRWVPRLSVAGARPGGSAALRHEVTESWARSLSSVDPGRDSAPVTDGAPVHQRWTSSPLYRPVSDLAAELRSIAEDAGFVTAVTDESGTILWTCGGPTMRRRAERVNFAPGGRWDEQAMGTNALSLALRTGRPSSVFSAEHLVSALHGWVCYCAPVHGPDGRVLGVLDLSTTWDRSHPLAMSTVRTLVSTIEARLTTEQPRSGQIRLTCLGADKAAPALRAVREGRPLPLRPRQLEILTLLALEPGGFSPERLRAALYGDRPVTASTFKAEISHLRRALAGGISPRRYALTIPVSCDAADVLRALEQGDTDTALRLYGGPLLPRSEAPGIKEWRTRVEVAVREAVLASTHPEHALRYGERAPYDAEIHEHALRLLGPDDTRRAIARGRLTTARCD; from the coding sequence ATGTCACAGCGCCCTGACCTCCGGCAGCGCAGGGCCGTCTTGGAGCACGAGTGGTCCCGCTGGGTGCCACGGCTGAGCGTCGCGGGCGCGCGGCCGGGCGGCAGCGCGGCGTTGCGCCACGAGGTGACCGAGTCCTGGGCGCGTTCGCTGAGCAGCGTGGACCCGGGGCGGGACAGCGCCCCGGTCACCGACGGCGCCCCGGTGCACCAGCGTTGGACGTCCTCACCGCTGTACCGGCCGGTCTCGGACCTCGCCGCGGAACTGCGCAGCATCGCCGAGGACGCCGGGTTCGTCACGGCCGTCACCGACGAGTCCGGCACCATCCTGTGGACGTGCGGCGGCCCGACCATGCGCCGCCGGGCCGAGCGCGTCAACTTCGCGCCGGGCGGCCGGTGGGACGAGCAGGCCATGGGCACCAACGCCCTGTCCCTCGCCCTGCGCACCGGCCGTCCCAGCTCCGTCTTCTCGGCCGAGCACCTGGTGTCGGCCCTGCACGGCTGGGTCTGCTACTGCGCCCCGGTCCACGGCCCGGACGGACGCGTCCTCGGTGTACTGGACCTGTCGACCACCTGGGACCGCTCGCACCCCCTGGCCATGTCCACCGTACGCACGCTGGTGTCCACCATCGAGGCCCGCCTCACCACGGAACAGCCCCGCTCGGGACAGATACGGCTCACCTGCCTCGGCGCGGACAAGGCCGCACCAGCCTTACGAGCCGTACGGGAGGGACGGCCCCTCCCCCTGCGTCCCCGTCAGTTGGAGATTCTCACCCTGCTCGCGCTGGAACCCGGCGGCTTCTCCCCGGAGCGGCTGCGCGCCGCCCTGTACGGCGACCGGCCGGTCACCGCGTCGACCTTCAAGGCGGAGATCTCCCACCTGCGCCGCGCCCTCGCCGGCGGCATCTCCCCCCGCCGCTACGCCCTGACGATCCCGGTCTCCTGCGACGCCGCCGACGTCCTGCGCGCGCTGGAGCAGGGCGACACCGACACCGCCCTGCGCCTCTACGGCGGCCCCCTGCTCCCTCGCTCCGAGGCACCCGGCATCAAGGAGTGGCGCACCCGGGTCGAAGTGGCCGTACGCGAGGCCGTCCTGGCGAGCACCCACCCGGAACACGCCCTGCGCTACGGCGAACGGGCCCCGTACGACGCGGAGATCCACGAACACGCGCTGCGCCTGCTCGGCCCGGACGACACCCGCCGCGCGATCGCCCGGGGCCGCCTGACCACCGCCCGGTGCGACTGA
- the adh gene encoding aldehyde dehydrogenase translates to MVYAQPGTDGSIVTFARRYDNFIDGDWVAPVEGRYFENPTPVTGKVFCEVARSSAADVDLALDAAHRAADQWGRTSTAERARVLNRIADRIEEHLEQIAVAETWENGKPVRETLAADIPLAVDHFRYFAGVVRAQEGSIAEIDADTVAYHFHEPLGVVGQIIPWNFPILMATWKLAPALAAGNCVVIKPAEQTPASLLYVMELIADLLPPGVVNVVNGFGVEAGKPLASSPRVAKVAFTGETTTGRLIMQYASENIIPVTLELGGKSPNIFLPDVMAADDDFLDKAVEGFVMFALNQGEVCTCPSRALIPSSIYDDFMARCVERTRAIVGGDPLDPDTMIGAQASNDQYEKILSYLDIGRKEGAELVTGGNPRAVPGLEGGYYIEPTIFRGTNDMRIFQEEIFGPVVSVTTYDSVDEALKIANDTLYGLGAGVWTRDGNTAYRLGREIKAGRVWTNCYHAYPAHAAFGGYKKSGIGRETHKMMLDHYQQTKNVLVSYSPKKLGFF, encoded by the coding sequence ATGGTGTACGCGCAGCCCGGAACGGACGGCAGCATCGTCACCTTCGCCCGCCGCTACGACAACTTCATCGACGGCGACTGGGTCGCTCCCGTCGAGGGCCGCTACTTCGAGAATCCGACCCCCGTGACCGGCAAGGTCTTCTGCGAGGTCGCCCGCTCCTCAGCGGCCGACGTCGATCTGGCCCTGGACGCCGCGCACCGGGCGGCCGACCAGTGGGGCCGCACCTCCACGGCGGAACGCGCGCGTGTCCTCAACAGGATCGCGGACCGCATCGAGGAGCATCTGGAGCAGATCGCGGTCGCCGAGACCTGGGAGAACGGCAAGCCGGTCCGCGAGACGCTGGCCGCCGACATCCCGCTGGCCGTGGACCACTTCCGGTACTTCGCCGGCGTAGTCCGCGCGCAGGAAGGCAGCATCGCGGAGATCGACGCCGACACCGTCGCGTACCACTTCCACGAACCGCTGGGTGTGGTCGGCCAGATCATCCCGTGGAACTTCCCGATCCTGATGGCCACCTGGAAGCTGGCCCCCGCACTGGCCGCCGGCAACTGCGTGGTCATCAAACCGGCCGAGCAGACCCCGGCCAGCCTCCTCTACGTCATGGAGCTGATCGCCGACCTGCTCCCGCCGGGCGTGGTCAACGTCGTCAACGGCTTCGGCGTGGAGGCGGGCAAGCCCCTGGCCTCCAGCCCGCGCGTGGCGAAGGTGGCGTTCACCGGCGAGACGACGACCGGCCGCCTGATCATGCAGTACGCCAGCGAGAACATCATCCCCGTCACGCTCGAACTGGGCGGCAAGAGCCCGAACATCTTCCTGCCCGACGTCATGGCCGCCGACGACGACTTCCTGGACAAGGCGGTCGAGGGCTTCGTGATGTTCGCCCTCAACCAGGGCGAGGTCTGCACGTGCCCGTCGCGCGCCCTGATCCCGTCCTCGATCTACGACGACTTCATGGCCCGCTGCGTCGAACGCACCCGGGCCATCGTCGGCGGCGACCCGCTGGACCCGGACACCATGATCGGGGCGCAGGCGAGCAACGACCAGTACGAGAAGATCCTCTCCTACCTCGACATCGGCAGGAAGGAAGGCGCCGAACTGGTCACGGGCGGCAACCCCCGCGCGGTCCCCGGCCTGGAGGGCGGCTACTACATCGAGCCGACGATCTTCCGCGGCACCAACGACATGCGGATCTTCCAGGAGGAGATCTTCGGCCCGGTGGTCTCGGTGACGACGTACGACTCCGTCGACGAGGCCCTGAAGATAGCCAACGACACCCTGTACGGCCTGGGCGCGGGCGTCTGGACCCGCGACGGCAACACGGCCTACCGCCTGGGCCGCGAGATCAAGGCGGGCCGGGTGTGGACCAACTGCTACCACGCGTACCCGGCACACGCGGCGTTCGGCGGCTACAAGAAGTCCGGCATCGGGCGCGAGACGCACAAGATGATGCTCGACCATTACCAGCAGACGAAGAACGTTCTTGTTTCATACAGTCCGAAGAAACTTGGGTTCTTCTAA